From one Fusobacterium sp. DD2 genomic stretch:
- a CDS encoding N-acetyltransferase, with the protein MKFREVTQTDLPFLKRIVELEDEAFEGQGGVDLWILKALIRYGKVFMIENEEGEIVSLVEYMQVFEKKEVFLYGICTRKRYRYQGHATDIMRKSEEYLRKIGYKAISLTVDPENEIGINLYKHLGYDVVEFEENEYGEGVHRYLMKKVII; encoded by the coding sequence ATGAAATTTAGAGAAGTAACACAGACAGATCTTCCTTTTCTTAAGAGGATAGTAGAACTTGAAGATGAGGCCTTTGAAGGACAGGGAGGAGTAGACCTTTGGATACTTAAAGCACTTATCAGATATGGTAAGGTATTTATGATAGAGAATGAAGAAGGGGAGATAGTATCCCTTGTTGAATATATGCAGGTATTTGAGAAAAAAGAGGTGTTCCTATATGGAATATGTACCAGAAAGAGATACAGATACCAGGGACATGCTACAGATATAATGAGAAAGAGTGAAGAGTACCTGAGAAAAATAGGGTATAAAGCAATATCTTTAACAGTGGATCCTGAAAATGAGATAGGGATAAACCTCTATAAACACCTTGGTTATGATGTGGTAGAATTTGAGGAAAACGAGTATGGTGAGGGGGTTCACAGATACTTGATGAAAAAAGTCATAATTTAG
- a CDS encoding Fur family transcriptional regulator, protein MNNHIENIGEYLKKHEIKPSYQRIKIFQYLEDNKNHPTVDMIYKALCPQIPTLSKTTVYNTLNLFIEKKIVNIIVIEENETRYDSIVSVHGHFKCDKCGKIYDIDIDERALGKDFLDTYDIKEQHYYFKGTCEECLKKMK, encoded by the coding sequence ATGAACAATCATATTGAAAATATAGGGGAATATTTAAAAAAGCATGAGATTAAACCATCTTATCAGAGAATAAAGATATTTCAATATCTTGAAGATAACAAAAACCATCCTACAGTAGATATGATATATAAAGCACTGTGTCCACAGATTCCTACTCTTTCAAAAACAACAGTGTACAATACACTTAATCTTTTTATAGAAAAGAAAATAGTAAATATCATAGTTATAGAGGAAAATGAGACTCGTTACGACAGCATTGTATCAGTACATGGACATTTCAAATGTGATAAATGTGGAAAGATCTATGATATTGATATAGATGAGAGAGCTCTGGGTAAAGATTTCTTAGATACCTATGACATCAAAGAACAGCATTATTATTTCAAGGGTACTTGTGAAGAGTGCCTGAAGAAAATGAAATAA
- a CDS encoding desulfoferrodoxin family protein, whose product MKKNEFVKLGCGCLAQIVSVGKDCAEGNGGLEVVVPKSQDAATEKHVPYVEEKENGYLVKVGKEAKHPMMDAHYIQFIEIEVDGDMLYRKYLKPGEEPEAFFEVPKGKEVVAREYCNIHGLWANK is encoded by the coding sequence ATGAAAAAGAATGAATTTGTAAAATTAGGTTGTGGTTGCTTAGCACAAATCGTTTCTGTAGGAAAGGATTGTGCAGAAGGTAATGGTGGATTAGAAGTAGTTGTACCAAAATCTCAAGATGCTGCTACTGAAAAACACGTTCCATATGTTGAAGAAAAAGAAAACGGATACTTAGTAAAAGTTGGAAAAGAAGCAAAACACCCTATGATGGACGCTCACTATATTCAATTTATCGAAATTGAAGTAGATGGAGATATGCTTTATAGAAAATATTTAAAACCTGGTGAAGAGCCAGAAGCATTCTTCGAAGTACCAAAAGGAAAAGAAGTAGTTGCTAGAGAATACTGTAACATCCATGGTTTATGGGCAAATAAATAA
- the rd gene encoding rubredoxin, which yields MKKYVCSVCGYEYDPAVGDPDNGIAPGTAFEDLPADWECPLCGVGKDDFEEA from the coding sequence ATGAAAAAATATGTTTGTAGCGTTTGCGGATATGAATATGATCCAGCTGTTGGAGATCCTGATAACGGAATAGCTCCAGGAACTGCATTTGAAGATCTTCCTGCAGATTGGGAATGCCCTCTATGCGGAGTAGGAAAAGACGACTTCGAAGAAGCTTAA